Proteins from a genomic interval of Bacteroidota bacterium:
- a CDS encoding shikimate kinase, whose product MRPERLYVTGLPGSGKSTVGPLVARRLGWAFVDLDRLLEQRAHRSIAEIFAREGEWAFRALERELLEESAGWIRHVIATGGGTLAQPGLMDWALEHGWVVYLRAWPELLRQRTAHEERPLLRYRSLEELWADRDPIYMRAHRVYDAALAPDLLAEAIACEVRARIEGQDVPSWP is encoded by the coding sequence ATGCGACCAGAGCGGCTCTACGTAACGGGCCTTCCCGGAAGCGGCAAAAGCACAGTGGGCCCCCTGGTGGCCCGCCGCCTGGGATGGGCCTTCGTGGACTTGGACCGGCTCCTGGAGCAGCGCGCCCATCGGAGCATCGCGGAGATCTTCGCGCGCGAGGGGGAATGGGCTTTTCGCGCCCTGGAGCGGGAGCTGCTGGAGGAATCGGCCGGTTGGATTCGACACGTCATCGCCACCGGAGGAGGTACGCTCGCCCAGCCCGGGCTTATGGATTGGGCCTTGGAGCACGGCTGGGTGGTGTATCTTCGGGCCTGGCCTGAGCTATTGCGGCAGCGAACGGCTCACGAAGAACGGCCCTTGTTGCGCTATCGCTCGCTAGAGGAGCTGTGGGCCGACCGCGATCCCATATACATGCGCGCGCACCGCGTCTACGACGCCGCCTTGGCCCCTGATCTGCTGGCCGAGGCCATCGCCTGTGAGGTGCGAGCTCGGATCGAGGGCCAAGACGTGCCGAGCTGGCCATGA
- the aroB gene encoding 3-dehydroquinate synthase — MIVCWVHTRERTYPVGIAPGLLEQLPQCLARYDIPREHVLLLSDERVAQLYAEPLLRALERARCRVRLLQIPAGEESKSLQSLAHLYDQALREPLDRRTLVLALGGGVVGDVAGMLAATLLRGLPFVQVPTTLLAQVDAAIGGKAGVNHVRGKNLIGVFYQPWAVFVDPELLRSLPEREWASGLAEVVKYALIDGQPLRTLLRENWRGIEERDPAILASLIERCVQIKARIVAEDEREENRRAVLNFGHTLGHALEAATRYERYRHGEAVAVGMWAACWLSARRYVDFPFAEAADLLERLPVPDWPRDVSFSELWPHLERDKKRQMSGLRFVLLRALGDPVLEFVRPEEAQEAWQWVQGKR; from the coding sequence ATGATCGTATGCTGGGTGCATACGCGGGAGCGGACCTATCCCGTCGGCATCGCCCCGGGGCTACTGGAGCAGCTTCCCCAGTGCTTAGCGCGTTACGACATCCCCCGGGAACACGTGCTCCTGCTCTCGGACGAACGGGTAGCCCAGCTGTATGCGGAACCTCTGCTGCGCGCCTTAGAGCGGGCTCGCTGCCGTGTTCGGCTGCTGCAGATCCCGGCCGGAGAAGAGAGCAAATCCCTGCAGAGCTTGGCCCATCTGTACGATCAGGCCCTGCGGGAGCCGCTGGACCGGCGCACGCTCGTGCTCGCTTTGGGCGGCGGCGTCGTGGGCGATGTAGCAGGCATGCTAGCGGCCACCCTACTAAGGGGCCTACCTTTTGTGCAAGTGCCTACGACGCTGCTGGCGCAAGTTGACGCCGCTATCGGAGGCAAGGCCGGCGTCAATCACGTGCGCGGCAAAAACCTGATCGGGGTCTTTTACCAGCCCTGGGCGGTGTTTGTCGATCCGGAGCTGCTTCGAAGCCTTCCGGAGCGAGAATGGGCCTCGGGGCTGGCCGAGGTCGTAAAATACGCTCTTATCGACGGCCAGCCGCTGCGCACCTTGCTACGGGAGAACTGGCGGGGAATCGAGGAGCGCGATCCGGCCATTTTGGCTTCGCTTATCGAGCGGTGTGTGCAGATTAAGGCGCGCATCGTGGCCGAGGATGAGCGCGAAGAAAACCGGCGCGCCGTGCTGAATTTTGGCCACACACTGGGGCATGCCTTGGAGGCGGCCACTCGATACGAGCGCTATCGACACGGCGAGGCCGTGGCCGTTGGCATGTGGGCAGCCTGCTGGCTTTCGGCGCGTCGCTATGTGGATTTCCCCTTTGCGGAGGCGGCCGATCTGCTGGAGCGCCTTCCCGTTCCGGATTGGCCGCGTGACGTGAGCTTCTCAGAACTGTGGCCGCACCTAGAGCGGGATAAAAAGCGTCAGATGAGTGGGCTACGCTTCGTGTTGCTGCGCGCTCTAGGTGATCCCGTGCTGGAATTTGTGCGCCCCGAAGAGGCCCAAGAGGCCTGGCAGTGGGTTCAAGGCAAGCGCTAG
- a CDS encoding DUF151 domain-containing protein encodes MAGGGAYALILQEVAGSRRLPIIIGAFEAQAIAIELEKVRPPRPMTHDLMRNMLEALNVHVQEVYIHDLRDGTFYAQIRYEHNGLEDALDARPSDAIALAVRVEAPIYVAESVLEEAGIPVEPESEEEHSPTSPPRRARGASRADRLAELQEALQRAIENEDYELAARLRDEIEQLKRSS; translated from the coding sequence GGGCGTATGCGCTCATTCTGCAGGAGGTGGCGGGCTCGCGCCGGTTACCCATCATCATTGGCGCTTTTGAAGCTCAGGCCATCGCCATCGAGCTGGAGAAAGTACGCCCCCCCCGACCGATGACGCATGATTTGATGCGCAATATGCTAGAGGCCCTCAATGTGCACGTGCAGGAGGTCTACATCCACGATCTGCGCGATGGCACCTTTTACGCCCAAATCCGCTACGAGCACAACGGCCTAGAAGACGCACTGGATGCCCGTCCCAGCGACGCCATCGCCTTGGCTGTGCGAGTAGAGGCTCCTATCTACGTGGCCGAATCCGTACTAGAGGAGGCGGGCATACCGGTGGAGCCCGAGTCCGAGGAAGAGCATAGCCCCACCTCCCCGCCGCGGCGCGCACGGGGTGCCTCCCGGGCGGATCGACTGGCCGAACTGCAGGAGGCCCTCCAGCGGGCCATCGAAAACGAAGACTACGAACTGGCCGCCAGGTTGCGCGATGAGATCGAACAGCTGAAGCGCAGCAGTTGA
- the rnr gene encoding ribonuclease R has translation MSGQRDQMTPLSERILRFLRTYPGRFFRAGEIARRLGQRTPQATQEVRLVLEALLQAGLIKRIKGKRFGYEPERRYLEGILRLTPQGFGFVTPEEGAAEVFISPRHMGTALDGDRVRVALFAHRASGAKHPEGEVVEVLERRRRTLVGTVRRFRRLYVLQPDDRRFPHDVILAERAGAQEGDKVVVELDLEGWTDPRLNPEGRVVEVLGPAGRSDVEVLAVAKAFEVPSVFPEDALQEAEALSGRIGAADLEGREDFRPWIVFTIDPADAKDFDDAVALRPLPDGTYELGVHVADVSHYVRPGTALDREALRRATSVYLVDRTLPMLPERLSNDLCSLRPEEDRLVYSVILNLTPQGRVLRYRITKGVICSRARFTYEEVDAILEGRLKHPFAEILRRMNELAKRLRARRMRNGSLDFDLPEVKFVLDAHGLPVEVIPKVRKDSHKLIEEFMLLANRTVAEHIGRLRRGRRPRPFIYRVHDEPDPQKLIQLDAFVRHFGYRLQKEADRITARSLQRLLREVEGSPEEGVIEQVVLRSMAKAVYATRNIGHYGLAFRYYTHFTSPIRRYPDLMVHRLLDRYSRGGSDWDAEELEAICRHCSQRERAADEAERESVKLKQVEYMSRRLGQVFEGVISGVTPFGFFVELLDTLAEGLVRVRDLRDDYYVLDERRYALIGQSTGRCYRLGDRVRVVPIRADTETRQLDFQLAD, from the coding sequence ATGTCCGGGCAGCGCGATCAGATGACGCCGCTTAGCGAACGCATCCTGCGCTTTCTGCGCACGTACCCCGGTCGGTTTTTTCGTGCCGGCGAGATCGCCCGCCGTCTGGGCCAGCGCACCCCGCAGGCGACACAGGAGGTGCGCCTAGTTCTGGAGGCGCTCCTGCAGGCTGGTCTCATCAAACGCATCAAAGGCAAGCGTTTCGGCTACGAGCCCGAGCGGCGCTATCTGGAGGGTATACTGCGCCTGACCCCGCAGGGCTTTGGCTTCGTCACGCCCGAGGAAGGAGCAGCAGAGGTCTTCATCTCGCCCCGGCATATGGGCACGGCCTTGGACGGAGACCGAGTGCGCGTGGCCCTGTTCGCCCACCGGGCCTCTGGGGCAAAGCACCCCGAAGGGGAGGTGGTTGAGGTGCTGGAGCGCCGCCGAAGAACCCTGGTGGGCACGGTTCGGCGTTTTCGGCGCCTGTACGTGCTGCAGCCGGATGACCGCCGGTTTCCTCACGATGTGATCCTCGCGGAGCGCGCCGGGGCTCAGGAGGGAGATAAGGTGGTGGTGGAGCTGGATCTGGAGGGCTGGACCGACCCCCGCCTCAACCCCGAGGGGCGCGTCGTGGAGGTGCTTGGCCCGGCGGGGCGATCGGACGTTGAGGTGCTGGCTGTGGCCAAGGCCTTCGAGGTCCCCTCGGTTTTTCCGGAGGACGCGCTTCAGGAGGCTGAGGCCCTGTCGGGGCGCATCGGCGCAGCGGATCTAGAGGGTCGGGAGGACTTTCGCCCCTGGATCGTCTTTACCATCGATCCGGCCGACGCGAAGGATTTCGACGACGCCGTCGCTTTGCGGCCTCTTCCGGATGGCACCTATGAACTGGGGGTGCACGTGGCCGACGTCTCCCATTACGTGCGGCCCGGCACAGCCTTAGACCGCGAGGCCCTACGGCGAGCCACAAGCGTTTACCTCGTGGATCGCACTCTGCCCATGCTGCCGGAGCGCCTTTCGAACGACCTTTGCAGCTTGCGGCCGGAGGAGGATCGACTGGTATACTCCGTGATCCTGAACCTCACCCCTCAGGGACGGGTTCTTCGCTACCGCATCACCAAGGGGGTCATCTGCAGCCGGGCCCGTTTCACATATGAGGAGGTCGATGCGATCCTGGAGGGGCGCCTAAAGCACCCCTTTGCGGAGATCCTGCGCCGGATGAACGAGCTGGCCAAGCGCCTGCGCGCCCGCCGCATGCGCAACGGAAGCCTGGATTTCGATCTGCCGGAGGTCAAGTTTGTGCTCGATGCGCACGGCCTACCCGTGGAGGTGATCCCCAAGGTGCGCAAAGACAGCCATAAGCTCATCGAAGAGTTCATGCTGCTGGCCAACCGCACCGTGGCCGAGCACATCGGGCGCTTGCGTCGCGGACGGCGCCCCAGGCCCTTCATCTATCGGGTGCACGATGAGCCGGATCCGCAGAAGTTGATCCAGCTAGACGCTTTCGTTCGGCATTTCGGCTATCGCCTCCAAAAGGAGGCGGACCGGATCACGGCGCGCTCGCTGCAACGGCTGCTACGCGAAGTGGAGGGAAGCCCTGAAGAGGGGGTCATCGAGCAAGTGGTGCTGCGCTCCATGGCCAAGGCCGTATACGCCACGCGCAACATCGGACACTATGGGCTGGCCTTCCGCTACTACACGCACTTTACCTCGCCCATCCGTCGCTATCCCGACCTGATGGTGCATCGGCTGCTGGATCGTTATAGCCGAGGCGGTTCGGATTGGGATGCGGAGGAGCTAGAGGCCATCTGCAGGCACTGTTCGCAGCGAGAGCGGGCGGCCGACGAGGCCGAGCGGGAATCCGTTAAGCTCAAGCAGGTCGAATACATGAGCCGACGCCTCGGCCAGGTCTTCGAAGGCGTTATATCGGGCGTGACGCCCTTTGGCTTCTTCGTCGAGCTACTGGATACGCTGGCCGAGGGCTTGGTGCGTGTGCGCGACCTGCGGGATGACTATTACGTCCTGGATGAACGGCGGTACGCCCTGATCGGCCAAAGCACGGGCCGTTGTTATCGGCTGGGCGATCGGGTGCGCGTGGTGCCCATTCGGGCCGACACGGAAACGCGGCAGCTTGATTTTCAGCTGGCCGATTAA
- a CDS encoding translocation/assembly module TamB domain-containing protein: MRYLWAGIRFAFWLALWGALGAALFALSPTGRGLLRERLEEAFAARFQGRLHVGDIVPLGWNRFRLLDIGLRDPEGVPVLWVDTLELALRPLELLRNRIVFRSVHASGLRLALFRHAPQRPWALWEALAPRRPPPLERPGPSWLLYVDWLSWRRARLWQAEGQIGELLSASARIHLEWGTDYQLVEFSHLEAELPRQGLHLRRLEGQLYLDSAGLEVNRLRLETERSRLALELRLRGAGWRERPSRLGSEALQVRLQPSQIALKELASWLPVPSRDTLWVELWAEGRLDRLRLRTAALHWRESALRLRGDIRGLPDWRRAFLSLRLEPSRVLAADWRPYADLLRITPPTLPDRLNLEGRLDGFLRDWVAQLRLDGGSESGALETDLNVKLPQNGPAQYAGLVRLSSWNPARWLGPQAPEGAFNGALELRGRDVNWQRASVEVRARLVGSRWQRMRIDSLWAELSWADRLAAARLALLSPDGAFALEGHARFAALRLWPEEVRLQGSFTDWMPWRWLKEGSRDAAPLSGRWSVETRGPDWESLSASAALRLEGPQPEEALEAQLELESTPQGQKRIRFDSSALEAELEGRFSWEGLADLSRYWALRFQGYANELRALGSDSAAFAAVRAPEPGTWVALRWRPKRLAALRSWWASAAEWAWIGVGSWEARAEPDSLRMRLLLQADSLRSPAASMGSARMQLEASVLRATPMRWGYRFQAQLRDLALGPRRLAQLEALAAYRAPLTEWYLSLRGQEPDVRLQASGLLSQQAGQSHFTLIDLYVGTPAYAWRNPEEGRLVLSAEGLSVEALELVNGPQRLRIRGRLGSAERDSLELYIEALQMAELSELLQSPIRLAGQLEARLALRGLPGAWGALTGALRVRGLQVDEALLGDLEAESRFDPQGERAIFSVRLHKDLPPGRIGIANKAELIGSWSLRTQAPDEPVLRAEAHLEALDLFFLEYLLADLFSQVGGWASGELRLEGHPGAFALEGTAQIGSARVRLSQFDAELTVSGSIRFSPRALELTNLALQDDRGGSGRLEGRLFHNGRWGQWAFDLRGEAQNLLVLDNRERTGELFYGTVSASGRFSLTGPESRPVLWIEATADPRSELFLTVRSEELEEAADGFIVYLEPVPLLDTLSASPSPRPRALAGASRERSFLEALEMTLNITAPEGATVWLLFDPRIGDELRAVGSGRLQLVLREGRFFTFGSFSVSQGEYRFTARDVFVRRFELEPGGVLRWDGDPVNAQLELAALYRARVDLGLSGSEANARVPLGIRLRLSGRTQTPEVTLEFTLLEETTDPQLRARIAQLNQSENRLLEAASVLLTGRLWQEGGLGPTTAFGGLLASGGTTTGLYFLSSQVNQLLRGLLENLDIQLDLQDLQRGGGVNVDIALRLFDDRLLIRRVGTLGGVGAPNTPAGGPEGAGQWFGDLTVAFRLSRRLSVEFFHRTGGTYWQLSPETYGLGLRYRTDFPAWRYVLWGGERVRSARAGL; this comes from the coding sequence ATGCGCTACCTCTGGGCTGGGATACGGTTTGCGTTCTGGCTAGCGCTCTGGGGTGCGTTGGGCGCCGCCTTGTTCGCCCTCTCGCCAACCGGTCGGGGGCTGTTAAGGGAACGGCTTGAAGAGGCCTTCGCTGCGCGCTTTCAGGGGCGCTTGCACGTGGGGGATATCGTGCCTCTGGGTTGGAATCGGTTTCGCCTGCTCGATATCGGGCTGCGCGATCCCGAGGGGGTGCCCGTGCTGTGGGTCGATACGCTGGAGCTGGCCCTGCGGCCCCTAGAGCTGCTGCGAAACCGCATCGTCTTCCGCTCTGTGCACGCCTCAGGCCTACGCCTAGCGCTCTTCCGGCATGCCCCACAGCGCCCTTGGGCGCTTTGGGAGGCCCTGGCCCCCCGCAGGCCGCCCCCCCTCGAGCGCCCCGGCCCAAGCTGGCTACTGTATGTGGATTGGCTCTCCTGGCGGCGGGCTCGTCTATGGCAAGCCGAGGGGCAGATAGGGGAGCTCCTGTCGGCCTCCGCTAGGATCCACCTGGAGTGGGGGACGGACTATCAACTTGTGGAGTTCAGCCACCTTGAGGCCGAGCTCCCCCGCCAGGGCCTTCACCTGCGACGTCTAGAGGGCCAGCTCTATTTGGATAGCGCGGGCCTGGAGGTAAATCGGCTGCGCTTGGAGACCGAGCGGAGTCGGCTGGCCTTAGAGCTTCGGCTGCGAGGCGCCGGATGGCGCGAACGGCCCAGTAGGCTCGGAAGCGAAGCGCTACAGGTGCGCTTGCAGCCCTCGCAGATCGCGCTTAAGGAGCTGGCCTCTTGGCTGCCGGTTCCGAGCCGCGACACGCTTTGGGTTGAGCTGTGGGCCGAAGGGCGCCTGGATCGGCTGCGGTTGCGCACCGCGGCCCTGCATTGGCGGGAGTCCGCGCTGCGGCTGCGCGGAGACATCCGGGGGCTTCCGGATTGGCGGCGCGCATTCCTGAGCTTGCGCCTAGAGCCCAGCCGGGTCCTGGCGGCAGACTGGCGGCCCTATGCCGATCTGCTGCGCATAACGCCTCCTACGCTTCCGGATCGGCTCAACCTGGAAGGGCGCCTGGATGGGTTTCTGCGCGATTGGGTGGCCCAGCTGCGCCTAGACGGCGGATCGGAGTCGGGGGCGCTGGAGACAGACCTCAACGTCAAGCTCCCCCAAAATGGGCCCGCGCAGTACGCCGGCCTCGTTCGCCTGAGCAGCTGGAACCCCGCACGTTGGCTAGGCCCTCAGGCCCCTGAGGGAGCCTTTAACGGCGCACTCGAGCTAAGAGGGCGGGATGTGAACTGGCAGCGGGCCTCCGTGGAGGTGCGCGCTCGCCTTGTGGGTTCGCGCTGGCAGCGGATGCGCATCGACTCGCTTTGGGCGGAGCTATCCTGGGCGGATCGGCTTGCGGCGGCGCGGCTTGCCCTGCTAAGCCCCGATGGGGCGTTTGCCCTTGAAGGTCACGCCCGCTTTGCGGCCTTGCGCCTCTGGCCCGAAGAGGTGCGCCTGCAGGGCAGTTTCACCGACTGGATGCCATGGCGCTGGCTCAAGGAGGGATCACGAGATGCCGCACCGCTTTCGGGTCGCTGGTCCGTGGAGACGCGCGGGCCGGATTGGGAGTCGCTTTCCGCAAGCGCGGCGCTGCGCCTAGAGGGTCCGCAACCGGAGGAGGCCCTGGAAGCCCAACTGGAACTGGAGAGCACCCCGCAAGGGCAAAAGCGGATCCGCTTCGACTCCTCCGCTCTAGAGGCGGAGCTAGAGGGGCGCTTCAGCTGGGAGGGGCTAGCGGACCTGTCTCGCTACTGGGCGCTGCGTTTTCAGGGCTATGCGAACGAGCTTAGGGCGCTTGGGTCGGATAGCGCCGCCTTCGCGGCGGTTCGCGCCCCAGAGCCCGGCACGTGGGTCGCCCTGCGGTGGCGACCCAAACGGCTTGCGGCGCTGCGGTCTTGGTGGGCGTCCGCAGCAGAGTGGGCCTGGATCGGAGTGGGATCCTGGGAGGCGCGAGCCGAACCCGATAGCCTGCGCATGCGCTTGCTTTTGCAGGCCGACTCCTTGCGCAGCCCAGCGGCCTCGATGGGATCTGCGCGGATGCAGCTGGAGGCCTCGGTGCTCCGCGCAACGCCCATGAGGTGGGGGTATCGCTTTCAGGCCCAGCTGCGGGATCTCGCGCTAGGGCCCCGACGTCTAGCGCAATTGGAGGCTTTAGCCGCTTACCGAGCTCCGCTTACGGAGTGGTACCTGAGCCTACGGGGGCAAGAGCCCGACGTCCGCCTGCAGGCCTCCGGCCTGCTAAGCCAGCAGGCCGGGCAAAGCCACTTTACGCTCATCGACCTGTACGTCGGCACCCCCGCATACGCGTGGCGCAACCCCGAAGAGGGGCGCCTTGTGCTGTCGGCCGAGGGCCTAAGCGTTGAGGCCCTGGAGCTGGTCAACGGCCCGCAGCGGCTGCGCATTCGGGGCCGTCTGGGGTCGGCGGAGCGCGATTCACTGGAACTTTACATAGAAGCTCTGCAGATGGCGGAGCTATCCGAACTTCTGCAGAGCCCCATTCGGTTGGCCGGACAGTTGGAAGCCCGACTTGCGCTGCGAGGGCTTCCAGGCGCTTGGGGGGCCCTTACGGGCGCGCTTCGCGTGCGCGGCCTGCAGGTGGATGAGGCTTTGCTGGGGGATCTGGAGGCCGAAAGCCGGTTCGATCCTCAAGGGGAGCGCGCCATCTTCTCCGTGCGCTTGCACAAGGATTTGCCTCCCGGTCGGATCGGGATCGCCAACAAGGCCGAGCTCATCGGCTCCTGGTCTTTGCGCACCCAGGCTCCCGATGAGCCGGTGCTGCGAGCCGAGGCGCATCTAGAGGCCTTAGATCTTTTCTTCTTGGAATATCTGCTTGCGGATCTCTTCTCCCAAGTCGGCGGCTGGGCCTCCGGGGAGCTGCGTTTAGAGGGCCATCCGGGCGCTTTCGCTCTGGAGGGAACGGCGCAAATCGGCTCCGCGCGGGTCCGATTAAGTCAGTTCGACGCCGAGCTTACGGTCTCAGGCTCGATTCGGTTCTCGCCTCGGGCGCTTGAGCTGACCAACCTTGCGCTTCAGGATGACCGAGGAGGCTCGGGCCGGCTTGAGGGACGTCTTTTTCACAACGGACGTTGGGGCCAGTGGGCCTTTGATCTGCGCGGGGAGGCCCAAAACCTGTTGGTGTTAGACAATCGAGAGCGCACAGGGGAGCTTTTCTATGGGACCGTAAGCGCCTCGGGCCGCTTTAGCCTCACCGGACCCGAATCGCGGCCGGTGCTCTGGATCGAAGCCACGGCCGATCCCCGCTCCGAGCTGTTTCTGACGGTCCGCAGCGAGGAGCTTGAGGAAGCCGCCGATGGCTTTATCGTGTACCTAGAGCCCGTACCCCTGCTGGATACGCTTTCCGCCTCGCCAAGCCCCCGGCCGCGCGCTCTGGCCGGCGCGTCCCGGGAGCGCAGTTTTCTAGAGGCCCTGGAGATGACGCTCAACATAACGGCGCCGGAGGGCGCCACCGTTTGGCTCCTTTTCGATCCCCGCATCGGGGATGAGCTGCGCGCTGTGGGTTCGGGACGGCTGCAGCTTGTGCTGCGCGAGGGCCGTTTCTTTACCTTCGGCTCCTTTTCGGTCAGCCAAGGTGAGTACCGCTTTACGGCGCGCGATGTGTTCGTGCGCCGCTTTGAGCTCGAACCCGGCGGCGTGCTCCGCTGGGATGGGGACCCTGTGAACGCCCAGCTGGAGCTAGCCGCGCTCTATCGGGCGCGGGTCGATCTGGGCCTTTCCGGTTCCGAGGCCAATGCGCGCGTGCCCCTGGGGATTCGGCTGCGGCTTTCCGGTCGCACCCAGACTCCCGAGGTCACGCTGGAGTTCACCCTGCTGGAGGAGACGACCGATCCCCAGCTGCGGGCCCGTATCGCGCAGCTCAACCAGAGCGAAAACCGTCTTCTGGAGGCCGCTAGCGTGCTCCTTACCGGTCGGCTTTGGCAAGAGGGCGGCCTGGGGCCGACTACGGCCTTCGGAGGGCTGCTCGCCTCTGGGGGCACGACCACAGGGCTGTATTTCCTATCCAGCCAGGTGAACCAGCTTCTGCGAGGCCTGCTGGAAAACCTGGACATTCAGCTGGACCTGCAGGATCTGCAGCGGGGTGGGGGCGTAAACGTGGATATCGCCCTTCGACTCTTTGACGACCGGCTGCTCATCCGACGCGTGGGCACCCTGGGGGGCGTAGGCGCGCCGAACACTCCCGCGGGTGGCCCTGAGGGTGCCGGCCAATGGTTTGGGGACCTGACCGTGGCGTTTCGGCTCAGCAGACGGCTTTCGGTGGAGTTCTTTCACCGCACCGGCGGAACTTATTGGCAGCTGAGTCCCGAAACATACGGCCTGGGGCTTCGGTACCGAACCGATTTCCCAGCCTGGCGATACGTGCTCTGGGGAGGCGAGCGCGTTCGCTCCGCGCGGGCCGGTCTGTGA